In one Trichlorobacter lovleyi SZ genomic region, the following are encoded:
- a CDS encoding NAD(+)--dinitrogen-reductase ADP-D-ribosyltransferase — translation MSSTAFNLCNLPPWVIGSRHFNEHPQPLFLQGVREANRFLFNKLDTIASREERGQVFSDYLSVKFQLHHEDGHTDSARKALRNSYLRFLKGWMMDSNSVEGAVLKSWVESRMGIAPTFHNGRISGTDSEAHYCYIMDRTRGSKRTNAINAQLDLLYEYCQYELSRSHGELIQLTLFRGTNGATEDQIIEQVSKREQIVRLNNLVSFTDEEERAWEFGSIVWRIQVPTSKIFFFDELLPTSLLKGEGEYLVIGGDYLVKRIMCTV, via the coding sequence ATGTCGAGTACCGCCTTCAATTTATGCAACCTGCCCCCCTGGGTGATCGGCTCCCGTCACTTCAACGAACATCCGCAACCGCTGTTTTTGCAGGGGGTGCGGGAAGCCAACCGCTTTCTGTTTAACAAGCTTGATACCATTGCAAGCCGTGAAGAGCGTGGTCAGGTGTTCAGTGACTACCTCTCGGTCAAATTCCAGCTTCACCATGAGGACGGCCATACCGATTCTGCAAGAAAGGCGTTACGGAACAGTTATCTGCGCTTTCTGAAGGGATGGATGATGGACAGCAATTCAGTGGAAGGGGCGGTGCTGAAAAGCTGGGTTGAGAGCCGGATGGGAATTGCCCCTACCTTTCACAACGGCCGGATCAGCGGCACGGATTCAGAGGCCCACTACTGCTACATCATGGATCGTACCCGTGGCAGCAAGCGGACCAACGCCATCAACGCCCAGCTTGATCTGTTGTACGAATATTGTCAGTACGAGCTGAGCCGCAGTCATGGCGAACTGATCCAACTTACGCTCTTTCGCGGCACCAACGGTGCAACTGAAGATCAGATTATCGAGCAGGTGAGCAAGCGTGAGCAGATTGTGCGGCTGAACAATCTGGTCTCGTTTACGGACGAAGAGGAGCGGGCCTGGGAGTTCGGCTCGATAGTCTGGCGGATACAGGTCCCCACCTCAAAGATCTTCTTTTTTGATGAACTGCTCCCCACCAGTCTGTTAAAGGGGGAGGGGGAATATCTGGTGATCGGAGGTGATTACCTGGTTAAACGGATCATGTGCACGGTTTGA
- a CDS encoding NifB/NifX family molybdenum-iron cluster-binding protein, whose translation MLIAVTSSDGKQIDTHFGKAERFLVFEVGTGEPVLLYEVQAPPYCGGTGPGHSLMADKLAAIAGGLGACRVVVTAMIGESPKEEMERLGIDIISLSGPIIDVLKEVIKLY comes from the coding sequence ATGCTGATCGCCGTAACATCATCCGATGGCAAACAGATTGATACCCATTTCGGTAAGGCCGAGCGGTTTTTAGTGTTCGAGGTAGGGACAGGAGAGCCTGTACTGTTGTATGAGGTGCAGGCCCCTCCCTACTGCGGCGGCACCGGTCCGGGGCACAGCCTGATGGCGGACAAGCTGGCAGCTATTGCCGGCGGTTTAGGCGCCTGCCGGGTGGTAGTAACGGCCATGATAGGTGAATCCCCGAAAGAGGAGATGGAACGATTGGGGATTGATATCATAAGTCTGAGCGGGCCGATCATTGATGTGCTGAAAGAAGTTATCAAGCTGTATTAA
- the fdxB gene encoding ferredoxin III, nif-specific: protein MGVITGLTRDKQEWIPKFVKNIDRDICIGCGRCYKVCVMDVLGYEEVDEDDSAKAYMTVANPGNCIGCQACGRTCPKKCFSFESASL from the coding sequence ATGGGCGTTATAACTGGGTTGACCCGTGATAAGCAGGAGTGGATTCCGAAGTTTGTAAAAAACATCGACAGAGATATTTGTATCGGGTGCGGACGTTGCTACAAGGTTTGTGTTATGGATGTTCTCGGCTATGAAGAAGTGGATGAAGATGATTCTGCCAAGGCGTATATGACGGTTGCCAATCCAGGTAATTGCATAGGCTGCCAGGCCTGTGGCCGGACCTGCCCGAAGAAATGTTTCTCGTTTGAATCGGCATCACTGTAG
- the fdxB gene encoding ferredoxin III, nif-specific, with amino-acid sequence MASITGLTRNGQVWTPKFATSIDIDTCIGCGRCFKACSKGVLELTTIEVEEHYLEKDIMTIKHPGRCIGCGACGRTCPKNCFTLEEVEL; translated from the coding sequence ATGGCATCAATTACTGGTCTTACCAGAAACGGGCAGGTCTGGACTCCGAAGTTTGCTACAAGCATTGATATTGATACCTGTATAGGCTGTGGTCGCTGCTTTAAGGCCTGCTCCAAGGGAGTCCTTGAACTTACGACGATCGAAGTTGAAGAACATTACTTAGAAAAAGACATCATGACAATTAAACACCCCGGACGCTGCATCGGTTGCGGTGCCTGCGGACGGACCTGCCCCAAAAACTGTTTCACCTTGGAAGAAGTCGAGCTTTAG
- the nifX gene encoding nitrogen fixation protein NifX: protein MKIAFTTTDGSMIDQHFGQCESFQIWEVGPDQASFIESVKTEAHGSDEEDRIAARAKILSDCAIVYTMQIGGPAAAKLVALKIHPMKTNTEVSLPETVAKFQEVLRGNPPPWLRKAMNKGQAVSYEED, encoded by the coding sequence ATGAAAATCGCATTCACGACAACCGACGGCAGTATGATTGATCAGCATTTTGGGCAGTGTGAGAGCTTCCAGATCTGGGAAGTGGGACCGGACCAGGCATCATTTATCGAATCAGTCAAGACCGAGGCACACGGTTCTGATGAAGAGGATCGGATCGCAGCACGGGCTAAAATTCTGTCCGACTGTGCCATTGTCTACACGATGCAGATCGGCGGCCCGGCAGCAGCAAAGCTGGTGGCCCTGAAGATCCACCCGATGAAGACCAACACTGAAGTCAGCCTGCCGGAAACCGTGGCAAAGTTTCAGGAAGTATTGCGGGGCAATCCACCGCCCTGGCTGCGCAAGGCGATGAATAAGGGACAGGCAGTATCATACGAAGAGGATTAA